One window of Pseudomonadota bacterium genomic DNA carries:
- the gspH gene encoding type II secretion system minor pseudopilin GspH, with protein sequence MKTISVTGTCNNRQSSGASARLPGGGLRACAPGFTLLELMVVLVLIGIIFSFATLSLRGDDVVKLMEQEARRLETLLALVNDEAIVRGEELGIRFGEDGYEFVVLEQDGWTVPDDAMLRSHDLPADLHLKLELEGDQAPDAVATERDKEPPPQVLILSSGEMTPFSVIFDSRLSDYRYRLSATILGDVSRSREGPL encoded by the coding sequence GTGAAGACGATATCGGTAACTGGAACCTGCAATAACCGGCAGTCATCCGGCGCATCGGCCCGCCTGCCCGGCGGGGGCCTGCGTGCGTGCGCGCCCGGCTTCACCCTGCTGGAGCTCATGGTGGTGCTGGTCCTGATCGGGATCATCTTCAGCTTCGCCACCCTGTCGCTGCGCGGTGACGACGTGGTGAAGCTCATGGAGCAGGAGGCACGCCGGCTGGAGACCCTGCTGGCGCTGGTCAACGACGAGGCCATCGTGCGTGGCGAGGAGCTGGGGATCCGTTTCGGCGAAGATGGTTACGAGTTCGTGGTGCTGGAGCAGGATGGCTGGACCGTGCCTGACGACGCGATGCTGCGCAGCCACGATCTGCCGGCTGATCTTCACCTCAAGCTAGAACTCGAAGGCGATCAGGCGCCCGATGCCGTCGCCACGGAGAGGGACAAGGAGCCGCCGCCGCAGGTGCTGATTCTGTCCAGTGGCGAAATGACCCCATTCTCTGTCATATTCGATTCGCGCCTCAGCGACTACCGCTACCGCCTCTCTGCCACGATCCTGGGTGATGTCAGCCGCAGCCGCGAGGGACCATTGTGA
- the gspG gene encoding type II secretion system major pseudopilin GspG: protein MRQFTRRHSGFTLIEVMVVVVILGILAAILVPKVMDRPDQARITKARQDIRSLEAALNLYKLDNYVYPTTDQGLEALVDKPASPEPPNWKDGGYVDRLPLDPWQQPYYYLSPGEHGAIDIFSLGPDRQPSEDDIGNWNLQ, encoded by the coding sequence ATGAGGCAATTCACCCGCAGGCATTCCGGTTTCACCCTCATCGAGGTCATGGTGGTCGTCGTTATTCTGGGTATTCTCGCGGCGATCCTGGTGCCCAAGGTCATGGACCGCCCCGACCAGGCCCGCATTACCAAGGCCCGCCAGGACATCCGTTCACTGGAAGCCGCGCTCAATCTCTACAAGCTCGATAATTACGTCTATCCCACGACCGACCAGGGACTCGAGGCGCTGGTTGACAAACCCGCCTCGCCGGAGCCGCCCAACTGGAAAGACGGCGGCTACGTTGACCGCCTGCCGCTTGATCCCTGGCAGCAGCCCTATTACTACCTGAGTCCGGGTGAGCATGGCGCCATCGATATCTTCTCGCTCGGCCCCGACCGGCAACCCAGTGAAGACGATATCGGTAACTGGAACCTGCAATAA
- a CDS encoding rubredoxin encodes MSAYREYVCVVCGFVYNEAEGLPEEGLAPGTRWEDVPDTWVCPECGATKDEFELVEI; translated from the coding sequence ATGAGCGCTTACCGTGAATACGTGTGTGTGGTGTGCGGTTTCGTCTACAACGAGGCCGAGGGCCTGCCCGAGGAGGGGCTGGCTCCGGGCACCCGCTGGGAAGATGTCCCGGATACCTGGGTGTGCCCCGAATGCGGCGCAACCAAGGACGAGTTCGAGCTGGTGGAAATCTAG
- the hemL gene encoding glutamate-1-semialdehyde 2,1-aminomutase, whose protein sequence is MSRSQELFHAACEHIPGGVNSPVRAFRGVGGDPVFFTRGEGPWLYDADGKRYIDYVASWGPMIAGHAHPDVIRAVQDMAGNGLGFGAPTEIETRMAELLCRLVPSMDMVRMVNSGTEATMSAIRLARGFTGRDRIVKFEGCYHGHSDALLVKAGSGTLTLGVPTSPGVPASVAAHTSTLTYNDSTGVEEAFASIGDEIAAIIVEPVAGNMNCIPPEPGFLETLRRLCDSHGCVLIFDEVMTGFRVAGGGAQARYGVTPDLTTLGKVIGGGLPVGAFGGRREIMEQIAPLGPVYQAGTLSGNPLSLAAGLATLELATAPGVQEQLDASARRLTDGLQAAAEQAGIPFTTNQVGGMFGYFFSSDAPIRRFSQVSACDMERFRRFYHGMLDAGVYLAPSAFEAGFVSSAHSADVIDATLDRAAQVFSSL, encoded by the coding sequence ATGAGTCGCTCTCAAGAACTGTTCCACGCCGCCTGCGAGCATATCCCGGGCGGAGTCAATTCGCCGGTGCGCGCCTTCCGCGGCGTTGGCGGCGACCCGGTGTTTTTCACGCGTGGCGAGGGTCCCTGGCTGTACGACGCCGATGGCAAACGTTACATCGATTACGTGGCCTCATGGGGGCCGATGATCGCCGGCCACGCCCATCCGGACGTGATCCGCGCAGTGCAGGACATGGCTGGCAACGGCCTGGGCTTCGGCGCGCCAACCGAGATAGAAACCCGCATGGCCGAGCTGCTGTGCCGGCTGGTACCGTCGATGGACATGGTGCGGATGGTCAATTCCGGCACCGAGGCCACCATGAGCGCGATCCGCCTCGCCCGTGGATTCACCGGCCGGGACCGTATCGTCAAGTTCGAGGGTTGCTATCACGGCCATTCCGATGCCCTGCTCGTCAAGGCCGGCTCGGGTACGCTGACACTCGGTGTCCCGACCTCGCCCGGTGTCCCGGCCAGCGTCGCAGCGCACACGAGCACGCTCACCTATAACGACAGCACGGGGGTCGAGGAGGCATTTGCGTCGATCGGCGACGAAATTGCGGCCATCATCGTAGAACCCGTCGCGGGTAACATGAATTGCATACCGCCGGAGCCCGGTTTTCTGGAGACCCTGCGCCGGCTCTGCGACAGCCATGGCTGCGTCCTGATATTCGACGAGGTGATGACCGGATTCCGTGTCGCCGGCGGTGGCGCCCAGGCGCGTTACGGCGTCACCCCCGACCTGACCACGCTCGGCAAGGTTATCGGCGGCGGCCTCCCGGTCGGCGCTTTCGGCGGGCGCCGGGAAATCATGGAGCAGATCGCCCCGCTGGGACCGGTGTATCAGGCCGGCACCCTGTCCGGTAATCCGCTGTCGCTGGCCGCCGGCCTGGCCACCCTGGAACTGGCCACCGCCCCGGGCGTGCAGGAACAGCTGGACGCCAGCGCGCGCCGCCTGACGGACGGCCTGCAGGCCGCGGCCGAACAGGCGGGCATTCCTTTCACCACCAACCAGGTCGGCGGAATGTTCGGATATTTTTTCAGTTCAGATGCGCCGATACGGCGCTTCAGCCAGGTCAGCGCCTGCGACATGGAACGCTTCCGCAGGTTCTATCACGGCATGCTGGACGCGGGCGTCTATCTGGCCCCGTCGGCGTTCGAGGCCGGCTTCGTCTCCAGCGCGCACAGCGCCGACGTCATCGACGCCACGCTGGATCGCGCCGCGCAGGTGTTCAGCTCCCTCTGA
- the gspJ gene encoding type II secretion system minor pseudopilin GspJ → MRRVSPITAGRGFTLLELLVALAIFSLLAVMAYGGLNSVLSQRAATAEAADQLGRLQKVYLLMERDLEQIVARPVRDEYGTELPPLVGSETMQLTRGGWRNPLALARSTLQRVSYAFEDDQLVRYTWAVLDRAQDSQPVRQPLTDEITQLDIRYLDNDGWKTSWAGASALTLPGVAAAVLPRAIEVTLEHKRFGKLVWLFRLPE, encoded by the coding sequence ATGAGGCGCGTATCCCCGATCACCGCCGGCCGCGGGTTCACCCTGCTCGAACTGCTGGTCGCCCTGGCCATATTCAGCCTGCTGGCCGTGATGGCCTATGGCGGCTTGAACAGCGTGCTGTCACAGCGCGCGGCCACGGCCGAGGCCGCGGACCAGCTGGGCCGGCTGCAGAAGGTCTACCTGCTGATGGAGCGCGACCTGGAGCAGATCGTGGCGCGCCCGGTACGGGATGAATACGGCACCGAGCTGCCGCCGCTCGTGGGCAGCGAAACCATGCAACTGACCCGCGGTGGCTGGCGCAATCCGCTGGCGCTGGCGCGCAGCACGCTGCAGCGGGTCAGTTACGCCTTCGAGGACGACCAGCTGGTGCGCTACACCTGGGCTGTGCTCGATCGGGCCCAGGACAGTCAGCCGGTGCGGCAGCCGCTGACGGACGAGATCACGCAGCTCGACATACGTTATCTGGACAACGATGGCTGGAAGACCAGCTGGGCCGGAGCCTCCGCCCTCACGCTACCCGGGGTTGCTGCCGCGGTTCTGCCCCGGGCCATCGAGGTCACCCTGGAGCACAAGCGCTTCGGTAAGCTGGTCTGGCTGTTCCGGTTACCCGAATGA
- a CDS encoding response regulator — protein MTVPQPRVLLVDDDRSLLRLLSMRLSAAGYNVLAVESGEQALAQHPLFQPDLVITDLRMDGMDGMALFDRLHARDPDLPVLILTAHGTIPDAFDAAGRGVFSYLTKPFNSKVLLEHMQRAIRSRRGIEACADVV, from the coding sequence ATGACGGTGCCGCAGCCGCGTGTCCTGCTGGTGGATGATGACCGCAGTCTGCTGCGCTTGCTGTCCATGCGGCTGTCGGCTGCGGGTTACAACGTGCTCGCCGTGGAGAGCGGGGAGCAGGCGCTCGCGCAGCATCCGCTGTTCCAGCCCGACCTGGTGATCACGGATCTGCGCATGGACGGGATGGACGGCATGGCGTTGTTCGATCGCCTGCATGCGCGCGATCCCGATCTGCCGGTGCTGATCCTGACGGCGCATGGAACGATCCCGGATGCCTTCGATGCGGCAGGCCGCGGCGTGTTCAGTTATCTGACCAAGCCGTTCAACAGCAAGGTGCTGCTTGAGCATATGCAGCGTGCGATCCGCAGCCGGCGTGGCATCGAGGCTTGCGCTGACGTCGTCTGA
- a CDS encoding DUF5063 domain-containing protein, producing MSGFPQTLSEMVAVAGDFCRLIDAAQTRRNDWLEALFELMPRLHAAVTALNSYDSVDMPLTDTDLDDRFELYSRLRLVLGERDGYWLEFDAAPEAVHMSGSLADDLTDIYFDLRHGLELLDDLWPQRAAQAWRSSYRLHWGQHLVDAERHLYALKVRNQLAIN from the coding sequence ATGAGCGGCTTTCCCCAGACGCTTTCCGAGATGGTGGCCGTCGCCGGCGATTTCTGCCGTCTGATCGATGCTGCGCAGACCCGACGCAATGACTGGCTGGAAGCCCTGTTCGAGCTGATGCCGCGACTGCATGCCGCCGTTACCGCGCTCAATAGCTACGATAGCGTGGACATGCCGCTCACCGACACCGATCTCGATGACCGTTTCGAACTCTACAGCCGCCTGCGCCTGGTCCTGGGCGAACGGGACGGTTACTGGCTGGAGTTTGATGCCGCGCCGGAGGCGGTGCACATGTCCGGCAGCCTGGCCGATGACCTGACCGACATCTATTTCGACCTGCGGCACGGGCTCGAGCTGCTGGATGACCTCTGGCCGCAGCGCGCTGCCCAGGCGTGGCGTTCCAGCTACCGCCTGCACTGGGGGCAGCACCTTGTGGATGCGGAACGGCATCTGTATGCCCTGAAGGTGCGCAACCAGCTGGCGATCAACTAG
- the thiE gene encoding thiamine phosphate synthase: MRRAGVADGLYVITDPGTRAPAQLVQQVAQALAGGARLVQYRDKRADAGERHARAAALLSLCRQHGATLIINDDIELAAALGAPGVHLGATDTAIAIARQRLGAHAIIGASCYDQLDRARAAVAAGADYVAFGRFFASHSKPEAVQAQPALLMRARRELNVPIAAIGGITPENGAGLIAAGANLLAVIHGVFGQPDIEAAARAYARLFEP; this comes from the coding sequence ATGCGCCGCGCCGGAGTGGCCGACGGCCTCTACGTCATCACGGATCCCGGCACCCGTGCGCCGGCGCAGTTGGTGCAGCAGGTCGCGCAGGCCCTGGCCGGCGGCGCGCGACTGGTCCAGTACCGCGACAAACGGGCCGACGCGGGGGAACGCCATGCACGGGCAGCAGCACTGCTGTCGCTGTGCCGGCAGCATGGCGCCACGCTGATCATCAACGACGACATCGAGCTGGCCGCGGCGCTCGGTGCACCCGGGGTCCATCTCGGGGCCACGGATACGGCCATTGCCATTGCGCGCCAGCGCCTGGGCGCGCATGCCATCATCGGCGCCTCCTGCTATGACCAGCTGGATCGGGCCCGCGCTGCCGTGGCAGCGGGTGCCGATTACGTGGCATTCGGTCGATTCTTCGCCTCGCACAGCAAACCCGAGGCGGTCCAGGCGCAACCGGCACTGCTGATGCGTGCCCGCCGCGAACTCAACGTGCCCATCGCGGCGATCGGCGGCATCACGCCGGAAAACGGGGCCGGCCTGATCGCGGCGGGTGCCAATCTGCTCGCGGTCATTCACGGCGTGTTCGGTCAGCCGGACATCGAGGCGGCGGCCCGCGCCTATGCGCGGCTGTTCGAACCCTGA
- the gspI gene encoding type II secretion system minor pseudopilin GspI: MRCRQHGFTLLEILVALAVLALAMGAVIKAASDYTANQSHLRDRTIAAWVARNVLGEFQLRNEWPSVGERKGTTDMGGQEWRWTARISQTEESELRRLDVEIFPAAEEAKEPLTTLSGFLLQPVLITPGT; this comes from the coding sequence ATGCGCTGCCGCCAGCACGGTTTCACGCTGCTCGAGATCCTGGTGGCGCTCGCCGTGCTCGCACTGGCCATGGGTGCCGTGATCAAGGCTGCGAGCGATTACACCGCCAACCAGTCACACCTGCGCGACCGGACCATTGCTGCCTGGGTGGCGCGCAATGTGCTCGGGGAATTCCAGTTGCGCAACGAGTGGCCGTCGGTCGGCGAGCGCAAGGGCACCACGGATATGGGGGGGCAGGAATGGCGCTGGACGGCGCGGATTTCGCAGACGGAGGAGTCGGAACTGCGGCGCCTGGACGTCGAGATCTTTCCTGCAGCGGAGGAGGCCAAGGAACCGCTGACCACCCTGAGCGGATTTCTGCTGCAGCCGGTACTGATCACGCCCGGAACATGA
- the gspK gene encoding type II secretion system minor pseudopilin GspK, which produces MKTTCRHIRITRQQGVALVTALLVVALATVAAVAMATRLHVDVRRTGNLVHGEQAYFYALAAESWAEVILRRDVDGSAHDSLDEDWATALPPIPVEGGFVSGHVSDLQGRFNVNNLVDNNGNASPVNVDYFRRLLGVLELDPELAAALLDWVDTDINATFPGGAEDDAYLLQDPPYRAANRRMASISELRLVQGFTDEVMRVLAPHVTALPDPTPINVNTATAEVLLALDPKMTVTGVEALLADREKTPFDNRSGFLDHPSLHGVTVVMDVDVASHWFLVVTDVKVGIGTAQLESVLERDAKLLQVHARTRVTDIVQPSG; this is translated from the coding sequence ATGAAAACTACCTGCCGCCACATCAGGATTACGCGGCAGCAGGGCGTGGCCCTGGTCACCGCCCTGCTGGTGGTGGCGCTGGCGACCGTGGCCGCGGTCGCCATGGCGACGCGTCTGCACGTCGATGTCCGTCGTACCGGTAACCTGGTGCACGGGGAACAGGCCTATTTCTATGCGCTGGCGGCGGAGAGCTGGGCGGAGGTCATCCTGCGCCGGGACGTGGATGGCAGCGCGCATGACTCGCTGGACGAGGACTGGGCCACCGCCCTGCCGCCGATCCCCGTCGAGGGCGGCTTCGTCAGCGGCCACGTCAGCGATCTGCAGGGCCGGTTCAACGTGAACAACCTGGTCGACAACAACGGCAATGCCAGTCCGGTCAATGTCGATTACTTCCGGCGTCTGCTGGGCGTGCTGGAGCTGGATCCGGAGCTCGCCGCGGCGCTGCTGGACTGGGTCGATACCGATATCAATGCCACCTTTCCCGGCGGCGCCGAGGACGATGCCTATCTGCTGCAGGATCCGCCGTACCGGGCCGCGAACCGCCGGATGGCCTCGATCAGCGAGCTGCGGTTGGTGCAGGGCTTCACCGACGAGGTGATGCGGGTGCTGGCCCCGCACGTCACCGCCTTGCCCGATCCGACGCCGATTAATGTAAACACCGCCACGGCCGAGGTATTGCTCGCGCTGGACCCGAAAATGACCGTGACCGGGGTGGAGGCCTTGCTGGCGGACCGGGAGAAGACGCCGTTCGACAATCGCAGCGGTTTCCTGGACCACCCCTCGCTGCATGGGGTGACTGTCGTGATGGATGTGGACGTCGCCAGCCACTGGTTTCTGGTGGTGACGGACGTCAAGGTCGGCATCGGCACGGCGCAGCTGGAGAGCGTGCTGGAACGGGATGCGAAGCTCCTGCAGGTCCATGCCCGCACCCGGGTGACGGACATCGTCCAACCGTCCGGTTAA
- a CDS encoding hydroxymethylpyrimidine/phosphomethylpyrimidine kinase, with protein sequence MHERPVVITFAGHDPGGGAGLQADIEALLSQGCRAATVITALTVQDTADVMAFQPIEPGHVVSQARAILEDMPVSAFKTGMLGSVDNCAAIHSILCDYPDIPLVLDPVLASGNGTALAETGLIDAVRDLLLPQATIATPNSIEIRRLAPEADTLDACAMALLDRGVEYVLLTGTHEPSPHVVNTLYQGHQRLESFTWERLPHSYHGSGCTLAASLAGLLAHGLDMLQACHEAQHYTWQALQDGYRPGMGQYLPNRLYWAEADQDS encoded by the coding sequence ATGCACGAAAGACCCGTGGTAATCACATTCGCCGGGCATGATCCGGGCGGCGGCGCCGGTCTGCAGGCGGACATCGAGGCCCTGCTGAGCCAGGGTTGCCGCGCCGCCACGGTCATCACCGCCCTGACCGTACAGGACACCGCCGATGTGATGGCATTCCAGCCGATCGAACCCGGCCACGTGGTCAGCCAGGCACGCGCCATCCTGGAGGATATGCCGGTCAGCGCCTTCAAGACCGGCATGCTGGGCAGCGTCGACAACTGCGCCGCCATCCACAGCATCCTGTGTGACTATCCCGATATCCCGCTGGTTCTCGACCCGGTGCTGGCCTCCGGCAACGGCACGGCGCTCGCAGAGACCGGCCTCATCGATGCCGTCCGGGATCTGCTGCTGCCCCAGGCCACGATAGCGACACCGAACAGCATCGAGATCCGCCGCCTGGCGCCGGAGGCCGATACCCTGGACGCCTGCGCCATGGCCCTGCTCGATCGCGGAGTCGAATATGTGCTGCTCACGGGCACCCACGAGCCGTCCCCGCACGTGGTCAACACACTGTACCAGGGACACCAGCGTCTGGAATCCTTCACCTGGGAACGCCTGCCGCACAGTTATCACGGCTCCGGCTGCACCCTGGCCGCCAGTCTCGCCGGCCTGCTGGCACACGGACTCGACATGCTGCAGGCCTGCCACGAGGCACAACACTACACCTGGCAGGCCCTACAGGACGGCTATCGGCCCGGCATGGGGCAATACCTGCCCAACCGCCTGTACTGGGCGGAGGCCGACCAGGACAGCTGA
- a CDS encoding phosphatase PAP2 family protein, translating into MDALLQTSLTWIAQHPHAFNAVVFLVALMESLVVLGLLIPGAALLFGAGALIATGALPLHPILIWTILGAAIGDIISFLLGRHYHQRLRVIWPFRRYPALVNRGVDFFVDHGGKGVFMARFIGPLRPIVPAIAGMLNMAPGRFLLIDSLACLLWAPVYILPGMVFGASLGLAAEVAGRLVVLLVVIAALAWGGVWLIGTLIRLLQPHATHTLEQALEWSRRHPRIRPLAGSLLDPDHPEARGLAVLSVLFFITLWLLLLISRQVLHGHALEGIDAYVYQGLHNLRTPWADAIMLFFTRLGDRLVLALIIAGSCLWLFWRGNSKAALHWLAVYSCTGLLTWILKISTHITRPVAYDGSYSFPSSHTSMSVAVYGFLALLVARELPQTRRWLPYFSAGVLIVTISLSRLYLGAHWLSDVLAGLSLGIFWVALIGIAYDRHPAPPLRTRPLLVTGLLLLIAAASWQTRLSDIDNELAHYTPPNSIQRISGRTWRTSGWETAPAFRIDLEGRNEQPLNFQWAGTLQSLQQALTRTGWHPAPALSPLTAMRWLAPAPAIDELPVLPEVNDGRHQQLLLLGPAGADPRQRTVLRLWPSHMQLLDSGYPVWAGKVSTLYLEDGLPLITYLRSATDYTAPLQLLESALHQNPHISTLLRNRVASVPGIQWQGEVLLGWEH; encoded by the coding sequence ATGGATGCGCTGCTGCAAACCTCGCTGACCTGGATTGCACAGCACCCGCATGCCTTCAACGCGGTGGTCTTCCTGGTCGCGCTGATGGAATCCCTGGTGGTGCTCGGATTGCTGATCCCGGGCGCCGCACTGCTGTTCGGCGCCGGCGCCCTGATCGCCACCGGCGCACTGCCGCTGCATCCCATCCTGATCTGGACGATCCTCGGCGCCGCCATCGGCGATATCATCAGCTTTCTCCTCGGCCGGCATTATCACCAGCGCCTGCGCGTGATATGGCCGTTCAGGCGCTATCCGGCGCTGGTCAACCGGGGTGTCGACTTCTTCGTGGATCATGGCGGCAAGGGCGTGTTCATGGCGCGCTTCATCGGCCCGCTGCGCCCGATCGTACCGGCCATCGCAGGCATGCTGAACATGGCGCCCGGACGCTTCCTGCTCATCGACAGTCTCGCCTGCCTGTTGTGGGCACCGGTGTACATCCTCCCGGGCATGGTGTTCGGCGCCTCGCTGGGCCTGGCGGCCGAGGTCGCCGGCCGGCTGGTGGTGCTGCTGGTGGTCATCGCCGCGCTGGCCTGGGGCGGCGTCTGGCTGATCGGCACGCTGATCCGGCTGCTGCAGCCGCATGCCACACATACCCTGGAGCAGGCGCTGGAATGGAGCCGGAGACACCCGCGCATCCGGCCGCTGGCGGGCTCGCTGCTCGATCCCGATCACCCGGAAGCACGCGGCCTGGCCGTGCTCTCGGTACTGTTCTTCATCACCCTCTGGCTGCTGCTGCTGATCTCGCGCCAGGTGCTGCACGGTCATGCCCTCGAGGGCATCGATGCGTATGTCTACCAGGGCCTGCACAACCTGCGCACGCCCTGGGCGGATGCGATCATGCTGTTCTTCACCCGCCTCGGCGACCGCCTGGTCCTGGCCCTGATCATCGCGGGCAGCTGCCTGTGGCTGTTCTGGCGTGGCAACAGCAAGGCCGCGCTGCACTGGCTCGCGGTCTACAGCTGCACCGGGTTGCTGACCTGGATCCTGAAAATCTCGACGCACATCACGCGCCCGGTAGCATACGACGGCAGCTACTCGTTCCCGAGCAGCCACACCAGCATGAGCGTGGCGGTATACGGCTTTCTCGCCCTGCTGGTCGCACGCGAACTGCCGCAGACTCGGCGCTGGCTGCCCTATTTCAGCGCAGGCGTCCTGATCGTCACGATCAGCCTGTCCCGACTATACCTTGGCGCACACTGGCTCTCCGATGTACTGGCGGGACTCAGTCTGGGGATTTTCTGGGTGGCGCTGATCGGTATCGCCTACGATCGGCACCCGGCACCGCCGTTGCGCACCCGCCCCCTGCTGGTGACGGGCCTGCTCCTGCTGATTGCTGCCGCCAGCTGGCAGACCCGGCTCTCCGACATTGATAACGAACTCGCACATTACACGCCTCCGAACTCCATACAGCGGATCAGCGGCCGCACCTGGCGCACCAGCGGCTGGGAGACCGCTCCCGCCTTTCGCATCGACCTCGAGGGTCGGAACGAGCAACCGCTCAACTTCCAGTGGGCCGGCACGCTGCAATCACTGCAGCAGGCGCTCACCAGGACTGGCTGGCATCCCGCCCCGGCGTTGAGTCCGCTGACAGCGATGAGGTGGCTCGCGCCCGCCCCCGCCATCGATGAACTGCCGGTGCTGCCCGAGGTGAACGACGGCCGCCACCAGCAGCTGCTGTTGCTCGGACCGGCCGGCGCGGATCCGCGTCAACGGACGGTCCTGCGTCTGTGGCCGTCCCATATGCAGCTCCTGGATAGCGGCTACCCGGTGTGGGCCGGCAAGGTCTCGACCCTCTACCTGGAGGATGGCCTGCCGTTGATCACCTACCTGCGCTCCGCAACCGACTACACGGCACCGCTGCAGCTGCTCGAGTCCGCCCTGCATCAGAATCCGCACATCAGCACGCTGCTGCGTAACCGCGTGGCTTCCGTACCGGGTATCCAATGGCAGGGCGAGGTCCTGCTCGGCTGGGAGCACTGA